In one Pseudoliparis swirei isolate HS2019 ecotype Mariana Trench chromosome 23, NWPU_hadal_v1, whole genome shotgun sequence genomic region, the following are encoded:
- the aclya gene encoding ATP-citrate synthase, with protein sequence MSAKAISEQTGKEFLYKHICTSATVQNRFRYANVGPETDFERLAAEHPWLLTERLVVKPDQLIKRRGKLGLVGVNLDLNGVREWLKSRLMREMTVGKAKGVLKNFLIEPFVPHKQEEEFYVCIYAAREGDYVLFHHEGGVDVGDVDAKAKKLLIGVDEKISEDSVKKELLTHIPDDKKVILASFIVGLFNLYEDLFFTYLEINPLVVTKDGVYVLDMAAKIDATADYLCKSKWGDVEFPPPFGREAYPEEAYIADLDAKSGASLKLTLLNPRGRIWTMVAGGGASVVYSDTICDLGGVNELANYGEYSGAPSEQQTYDYAKTILSLMTREKHPDGKVLIIGGSIANFTNVAATFKGIVRAITDHQMPLKEHEVTIFVRRGGPNYQEGLRVMGEVGKTTGIPIHVFGTETHMTAIVGMALGHRPIPNQPPVAAHTANFLLNSSGSPSTPESSRTASFSENRAKVEDSPAKNIQTGAPIAKSTSLFSKHTKSIVWGMQTRAVQGMIDFDYVCSREEPSVAAMVYPFTGDHKQKYYWGHKEILVPVYKNMSDAMKKHPDVDVMISFASLRSAYDSTMETLQHPQIHTIAIIAEGIPEAHTRKIIKAADKKGVTIIGPATVGGIKPGCFKIGNTGGMLDNILASKLYRPGSVAYVSRSGGMSNELNNIISRTTDGVFEGVAIGGDRYPGSVFTDHVLRYQDTPGVKMIVVLGEIGGTEEYKIGQAIQQGRITKPVVCWCIGTCATMFSSEVQFGHAGACANQASETADAKNTALKEAGAFVPKSFDELGELINSVYDDLVAKGVIQPAVEMPPPTVPMDYSWARELGLIRKPASFMTSICDERGQELIYAGMPITEVFKSEIGLGGTLGLLWFQRRLPRYACQFIEMCLMVTADHGPAVSGAHNTIVCARAGKDLISSLTSGLLTIGDRFGGALDAAAKQFSKAFDSGMLPMEFVNKMKKDGNLIMGIGHRVKSINNPDMRVQILKDYVKQHFPSTQLLDYALDVEKITTSKKPNLILNVDGFIGVAFVDLLRNCGGFTRDEADEFVEIGALNGIFVLGRSMGFIGHYLDQKKLKQGLYRHPWDDISYVLPEHMSM encoded by the exons aggCTGGTGGTGAAGCCCGACCAGCTGATCAAGAGGCGAGGGAAGCTGGGCCTGGTCGGCGTCAACCTGGACCTGAACGGCGTCAGAGAGTGGCTGAAGTCCCGCCTCATGAGAGAGATGACG GTGGGAAAAGCCAAGGGCGTACTCAAGAACTTCCTCATCGAGCCTTTTGTCCCCCATAAGCAG gaggaggagttctACGTGTGCATCTACGCCGCCCGGGAGGGCGACTATGTGCTGTTCCACCACGAGGGAGGGGTGGATGTGGGAGATGTGGATGCCAAGGCGAAGAAGCTGCTAATTGGGGTGGATGAAAAGATCAGTGAAGACTCTGTGAAGAAAGAGCTGCTGACGCACATCCCCGACGACAAGAAAGT GATCCTGGCCAGCTTCATCGTCGGGCTCTTCAACCTGTATGAGGACCTCTTCTTCACCTACCTGGAGATCAATCCACTGG tGGTCACAAAAGATGGCGTTTACGTGCTGGACATGGCAGCCAAGATCGACGCCACAGCTGACTATCTCTGCAAGTCCAAGTGGGGGGACGTGGAGTTCCCTCCACCCTTCGGCAGGGAGGCGTACCCCGAG GAGGCCTACATCGCTGACCTTGATGCAAAGAGTGGCGCGAGCCTCAAACTGACCCTGCTCAACCCGCGAGGCAGGATCTGGACCATGGtggcgggaggaggagcctcagtgGTCTACAG TGACACAATCTGTGACCTGGGTGGCGTCAACGAGCTGGCCAATTACGGGGAGTATTCAGGGGCGCCAAGCGAACAGCAGACCTACGACTACGCCAAGACCATCCTGTCTCTGATGACCAGGGAGAAGCACCCTGACG GAAAGGTTTTGATCATCGGGGGGAGCATCGCAAACTTCACGAACGTCGCAGCAACATTTAAG GGGATTGTTCGAGCCATCACAGACCATCAGATGCCATTGAAGGAGCATGAGGTCACCATTTTTGTTCGCCGTGGAGGCCCCAACTACCAGGAAGGCCTCAGAGTGATGGGAGAAGTCG GCAAGACAACCGGCATCCCCATCCATGTCTTTGGCACAGAAACCCACATGACAGCCATTGTCGGCATGGCGCTGGGCCACCGGCCAATCCCCAACCAGCCTCCTGTCGCTGCACACACTGCCAACTTCCTTCTCAACTCCAGCGGCAGCCCGTCG ACTCCGGAATCCAGCCGAACGGCTTCTTTCTCTGAAAACCGAGCCAAAGTTGAGGACTCGCCAGCCAAGAATATCCAAACCGGAGCTCCCATCG CCAAGTCCACTTCCCTCTTCAGCAAACACACCAAGTCCATCGTGTGGGGTATGCAGACGCGGGCCGTGCAGGGCATGATCGACTTTGATTACGTCTGCTCCCGAGAGGAGCCGTCTGTCGCGGCCATGGTCTACCCGTTCAC TGGAGACCACAAGCAGAAGTACTACTGGGGCCATAAAGAGATCCTCGTCCCGGTGTATAAGAACATGAGTGACGCCATGAAGAAGCACCCCGATGTGGACGTGATGATCAGCTTCGCCTCTTTGCGTTCAGCCTACGACAGCACCATGGAGACCCTGCAGCACCCACAg ATTCACACCATCGCCATCATTGCTGAGGGAATCCCTGAAGCTCATACCAGGAAGATCATCAAGGCCGCGGATAAGAAGGGGGTCACGATCATCGGACCGGCCACC GTTGGAGGAATCAAGCCGGGCTGTTTCAAGATCGGGAACACGGGAGGCATGTTGGATAACATCCTGGCCTCCAAGCTCTACCGGCCCGGCAGCGTGGCCTACGTGTCCCGCTCGGGCGGCATGTCCAATGAACTCAACAACATCATCTCACGCACCACCGACGGTGTTTTTGAAGGCGTTGCCATCGGCGGGGACAG ATACCCAGGCTCAGTGTTCACTGATCATGTGCTGCGCTACCAAGACACTCCAGGAGTGAAGATGATTGTTGTACTGGGAGAG ATCGGAGGCACAGAGGAGTACAAGATCGGCCAGGCCATCCAACAGGGCCGCATCACAAAGCCAGTGGTGTGCTGGTGTATTGGTACCTGTGCTACCATGTTCTCCTCAGAG gTGCAATTCGGCCATGCAGGAGCCTGTGCCAACCAGGCCTCCGAGACAGCAGATGCTAAAAACACGGCTCTGAAGGAGGCGGGGGCCTTCGTCCCCAAGAGCTTTGACGAGCTGGGCGAGCTCATCAA TTCTGTTTATGATGACCTTGTGGCTAAAGGAGTTATCCAGCCGGCCGTAGAGATGCCGCCTCCCACTGTGCCGATGGATTACTCGTGGGCACGC GAGCTCGGTCTGATCCGTAAGCCGGCCTCCTTCATGACCAGTATCTGTGACGAGAGGGGTCAGGAGCTCATCTACGCCGGCATGCCCATCACGGAGGTCTTCAAGTCAGAAATAGGCCTCGGAGGAACTCTGGGGCTTCTCTGGTTCCAGAGGAG gTTGCCGAGGTACGCCTGCCAGTTCATCGAGATGTGCCTGATGGTGACCGCTGATCACGGCCCCGCCGTCTCCGGCGCCCACAACACCATCGTCTGCGCTCGAGCTGGCAAAGATCTCATCTCCAGTCTCACCTCCGGCCTTCTCACCATC GGCGACCGCTTCGGAGGCGCTCTGGACGCTGCAGCAAAGCAGTTCAGCAAGGCGTTCGACAGCGGCATGCTGCCCATGGAGTTCGTCAACAAGATGAAGAAGGACGGCAACCTGATCATGGGCATTGGCCACAGAGTCAAGTCG ATTAACAATCCAGACATGAGAGTCCAGATCTTGAAGGACTATGTGAAGCAGCACTTCCCCTCCACCCAGCTGCTGGACTACGCTTTAGATGTGGAGAAGATCACCACCTCCAAA AAACCCAACTTGATCCTGAATGTGGATGGCTTTATCGGGGTGGCCTTTGTGGACTTGCTCAGGAATTGTGGTGGATTTACAAG GGATGAAGCTGATGAGTTTGTGGAAATTGGAGCTCTGAACGGCATCTTCGTCCTGGGGCGCAGCATGGGATTTATTG GACACTACTTGGACCAAAAGAAGCTGAAGCAGGGTCTGTACCGCCACCCCTGGGATGACATCTCCTACGTGCTCCCGGAACACATGTCCATGTAA